In the genome of Phlebotomus papatasi isolate M1 chromosome 2, Ppap_2.1, whole genome shotgun sequence, one region contains:
- the LOC129801571 gene encoding negative elongation factor E, translated as MVYIHFPSNLTEEELMLQTKYQKLKKKKKALQALKTPKQEPEKPLIPKRPADARDAREVARKLIKSGAIQAIPKPQSKQDQVSFKRPKGQERKRVMPESTANVASYQPFSATQSTEPGAPPGIIPDPEKEVVGRVQNLYQQLATERDREERGLVDKKALEAPVIRPDKPRTGNTIYVSGNKVTEDFLKKHFNSFGTIVNVSMEIEKGRGFITFSKPESAEKAISEMHGKPAAGIQLQVQLARRQPQIEPINDASSSAVWSTLAASHSQKGSLKDKREMVNYGDIFLE; from the exons atggtttacaTCCATTTTCCATCAAATCTAACAGAGGAGGAGTTAATGTTGCAGACTAAATatcagaaattgaagaaaaag AAAAAGGCACTGCAGGCTCTGAAGACACCAAAACAAGAACCAGAAAAACCATTAATACCCAAGAGGCCTGCTGATGCCCGGGATGCAAGAGAAGTGGCCAGAAAACTGATTAAAAGTGGGGCAATTCAAGCGATCCCTAAGCCTCAATCCAAGCAAGATCAAGTGTCTTTCAAGCGGCCTAAAGGGCAGGAAAGGAAGCGGGTAATGCCAGAAAGCACAGCAAATGTGGCATCTTATCAACCCTTCTCAGCCACTCAGAGTACAGAACCTGGAGCACCTCCTGGAATAATTCCGGATCCTGAGAAGGAAGTTGTTGGACGTGTGCAGAATCTCTATCAGCAATTGGCTACTGAAAGGGATCGAGAAGAAAGAGGATTGGTAGATAAGAAGGCCTTGGAGGCACCAGTAATACGTCCGGATAAGCCACGTACAGGGAATACGATTTATGTGTCCGGGAACAAAGTAACTGAGGATTTCCTGAAAAAACATTTCAATTCTTTCGGCACAATTGTCAATGTGTCCATGGAGATAGAGAAAGGACGAGGATTCATTACGTTCTCGAAGCCAGAATCCGCCGAAAAAGCAATCAGTGAGATGCATGGAAAGCCAGCTGCTGGAATTCAATTGCAAGTTCAATTGGCTAGAAGACAGCCACAAATAGAGCCCATCAATGATGCTTCTTCATCAGCAGTTTGGTCCACATTGGCTGCCAGTCACTCTCAGAAGGGTAGTCTCAAGGATAAACGTGAAATGGTTAACTATGGTGACATTTTCttagaataa